A genomic region of bacterium contains the following coding sequences:
- a CDS encoding tetratricopeptide repeat protein, which produces MTERLVSSDFRRDAKLLLALILVALAARVLYAFDYSGSPLYHFPIIDAGYHSFLARLGSEGAALPGGPYFKPPLYVWFLTDLYSSAGGKSLVAAHIFNTLLGLGIVALTFLWGKKLFGRTPAFAAALFVALYDLGPFFEEQALSVTLETLTYLVSLALFVNAWEEGLDWEARRGRLIWAGIALGFGALARPNLLLFLPVAAALGLFYGLRDENYSWKRALAAALIPLGLALAVILPATLHNLFESGKFVLVSANGGVNFFIGNGPEADGFSSVPPGMAWRRLAGDSDLGGAGGLADGSYWYARGLDAVFASPGRAIGLFFKKALGFFNAADVSSNVNIGWARGQSLWLRFNPLRWWLAAPFGLAGLVTALGRDRGRMLANPGAGRGLTILVAFAVTYIVGVVAFFVTSRYRMPLLPVMALLGAGFVAHLIRMVRDKKARLSILPWVLLLVCLGLTLAPVVPAEDGFSGEFYAGLALEKRGLSTEALVLYNRALEIHPDDAETYQRRGAVRGRLGDAEGRLEDFRRAVEIAPDYADALYDLAALLQRTGTSPPEEYLSLYSRAVEADPDFIPARMAYGMALRALGRYDDAAGQFEEAVNRRPRFSAAHRLLGKVYEAQGRLPEAAREFFLADYFGGEIWSF; this is translated from the coding sequence ATGACCGAGCGGCTCGTCAGCAGCGATTTCAGGCGGGACGCCAAGCTGTTGTTGGCGCTCATCCTGGTCGCCCTGGCGGCGCGGGTTCTCTACGCCTTCGATTACTCGGGCTCGCCGCTCTACCACTTCCCGATAATAGACGCCGGCTACCACAGCTTTCTGGCGCGGCTGGGGTCCGAGGGGGCCGCGCTGCCCGGCGGTCCATACTTCAAACCGCCGCTCTACGTCTGGTTCCTGACCGACCTCTACTCCTCGGCGGGCGGCAAGTCCCTCGTCGCCGCGCACATTTTCAACACCCTTCTGGGTCTGGGAATCGTCGCGCTGACCTTCCTGTGGGGGAAGAAATTATTCGGCCGCACACCGGCCTTCGCCGCCGCGCTCTTCGTCGCCCTCTACGACCTCGGCCCCTTCTTCGAGGAGCAGGCCCTCTCCGTCACGCTGGAGACCCTGACGTACCTGGTCTCCCTGGCACTCTTCGTCAACGCCTGGGAGGAGGGTCTCGACTGGGAGGCGCGGAGGGGGAGGCTCATCTGGGCCGGAATCGCCCTGGGATTCGGCGCGCTGGCCCGGCCCAATCTGCTCCTGTTCCTGCCGGTGGCGGCTGCGCTGGGGTTATTTTACGGCCTGCGCGACGAAAATTATTCGTGGAAGCGGGCCCTGGCCGCCGCGCTCATCCCACTGGGCCTGGCGCTGGCGGTCATCCTCCCGGCCACCCTCCACAACCTCTTCGAGTCGGGGAAATTCGTTCTGGTGAGCGCCAACGGGGGGGTGAACTTCTTCATCGGCAACGGCCCGGAGGCGGACGGCTTCTCGTCCGTGCCTCCGGGGATGGCCTGGCGTCGGCTCGCGGGCGATTCGGACCTCGGCGGCGCGGGGGGGCTGGCCGACGGTTCTTACTGGTACGCCCGGGGCCTGGACGCCGTCTTTGCGTCCCCCGGACGGGCAATCGGGTTGTTCTTCAAGAAGGCCCTGGGGTTCTTCAACGCGGCGGACGTCTCCAGCAACGTGAACATCGGCTGGGCGCGGGGTCAGAGCCTGTGGCTCCGGTTCAACCCGCTGCGCTGGTGGCTGGCGGCGCCCTTCGGCCTGGCCGGGCTCGTGACCGCCCTGGGCCGCGACCGCGGGCGGATGCTGGCAAATCCCGGCGCGGGGCGCGGGCTCACCATCCTCGTCGCCTTCGCCGTCACCTACATCGTCGGGGTCGTCGCCTTCTTCGTCACCAGCCGGTACAGGATGCCGCTTTTGCCGGTCATGGCGCTCCTCGGCGCCGGTTTCGTCGCCCATCTGATCCGCATGGTCAGGGACAAAAAGGCCCGGCTTAGCATCCTGCCCTGGGTCCTGCTCCTGGTCTGTCTGGGGCTGACCCTGGCGCCCGTGGTGCCGGCGGAAGACGGCTTCTCGGGAGAATTCTACGCCGGGCTGGCCCTCGAGAAGCGGGGGCTTTCCACCGAGGCGCTCGTCCTGTACAATCGGGCCCTGGAGATCCACCCCGACGACGCCGAGACCTACCAACGCCGGGGCGCGGTGCGGGGCCGCCTGGGCGACGCCGAAGGGCGGCTCGAGGACTTTAGGCGAGCGGTGGAGATTGCCCCCGACTACGCCGACGCCCTCTACGACCTGGCGGCGCTCCTCCAGAGGACGGGGACCTCCCCCCCGGAGGAGTACCTTTCGCTCTACTCGCGGGCCGTCGAGGCCGACCCCGACTTCATCCCCGCGCGGATGGCCTACGGGATGGCGCTCCGGGCGCTCGGCCGGTACGATGATGCGGCCGGGCAGTTCGAGGAGGCGGTGAACCGGCGGCCCCGCTTTTCCGCCGCGCATCGTCTTCTGGGAAAGGTGTACGAGGCGCAGGGGCGGCTGCCGGAGGCGGCGCGGGAGTTTTTCCTGGCCGACTATTTCGGCGGCGAAATCTGGAGTTTTTAA
- a CDS encoding CinA family nicotinamide mononucleotide deamidase-related protein, translated as MKREGDPVRAVIVTIGNEILSGDTLDTNSAFLAQELNALGVRVSARHTVPDDAAAIAGAIRLGLGEAGLVITTGGLGPTRDDITLDAVAAEFSQNLVVDPEQARRVREVFARRAIEMPAINESQFRRMEGAVIVYNPSGTAPGQLVAVGGGHVCLLPGVPREVRELWGAGIREAVRALTDTPLARLKRTVRTVGVSESVLSQRLEDAGMPGKLDEAGIALAFLPRHGLVDLRLTRFLTGENPSAEERFAQLVKGIEAAVGGCVYGRDSDTLSGAVGARLRELGLSLGTAESCTGGGIGDWLTDVPGSSDYYVGGVIAYSNAIKIKLLCVPNAILERHGAVSRETAAAMALGALDALGCDVALSTTGVAGPGGGSAEKPVGTVFVGLAQHPRTLDDWPPERGRLLGDLQRTQTHEGPHFLFTRQLKLTGDRDLVRRRTVIHALDTLRRRLAD; from the coding sequence ATGAAAAGAGAAGGAGACCCCGTGCGCGCGGTGATAGTCACCATCGGCAACGAGATTCTTTCCGGCGACACGCTGGACACCAACTCGGCCTTCCTGGCTCAGGAGTTGAACGCGCTCGGGGTCCGTGTCAGCGCGCGGCACACCGTCCCCGACGACGCGGCCGCCATCGCGGGGGCAATTCGTCTCGGGCTCGGGGAGGCCGGACTGGTAATCACCACCGGCGGCCTGGGGCCCACCCGGGACGACATCACCCTGGACGCGGTGGCCGCGGAATTTTCCCAAAATCTTGTCGTGGACCCCGAGCAGGCCCGGCGGGTGCGGGAGGTTTTCGCCCGGCGCGCCATCGAGATGCCCGCCATCAACGAGAGCCAGTTCCGCCGCATGGAAGGCGCGGTAATCGTTTACAATCCCTCGGGCACGGCTCCGGGACAGCTCGTCGCCGTCGGCGGCGGTCACGTCTGCCTCCTCCCCGGCGTGCCCCGGGAGGTCCGCGAGCTCTGGGGGGCGGGCATCCGCGAGGCCGTCCGTGCGCTCACGGATACACCCCTCGCCCGGCTGAAGCGAACCGTCCGCACCGTGGGCGTCTCCGAAAGCGTCCTGTCGCAGCGCCTGGAGGACGCCGGGATGCCCGGGAAGCTGGACGAGGCCGGCATCGCCCTGGCCTTCCTCCCGCGCCACGGCCTGGTGGACCTGCGCCTGACACGCTTTTTGACCGGCGAGAACCCGTCGGCCGAAGAGCGGTTCGCGCAACTGGTGAAGGGGATCGAGGCGGCGGTCGGCGGCTGCGTGTACGGTCGCGACTCGGACACATTGTCGGGAGCGGTGGGCGCGAGGCTGCGGGAGCTGGGCCTCTCCCTGGGCACCGCCGAGAGCTGCACCGGCGGCGGCATCGGGGACTGGCTCACCGACGTCCCCGGCAGCTCGGACTACTACGTCGGCGGCGTCATCGCCTACTCCAACGCGATTAAAATCAAGCTCCTCTGCGTCCCGAACGCAATTTTGGAAAGGCACGGGGCGGTGAGCCGCGAGACGGCGGCGGCCATGGCCCTGGGCGCCCTCGACGCCCTGGGGTGCGACGTCGCCCTCTCCACCACCGGCGTGGCCGGACCGGGAGGCGGTTCGGCTGAAAAGCCGGTCGGGACGGTGTTCGTCGGCCTGGCCCAGCACCCGCGCACCCTGGACGACTGGCCGCCCGAGCGGGGCAGGCTCCTGGGTGACCTGCAGCGGACCCAAACCCACGAGGGTCCGCACTTCCTCTTTACGCGACAGCTAAAGCTCACCGGTGACCGGGACCTCGTCCGCCGCCGGACGGTCATTCACGCCCTGGACACCCTACGCCGAAGGCTTGCCGACTGA
- the metG gene encoding methionine--tRNA ligase, translating into MEKILVTSALPYANGPLHVGQLAGAYLPADIFVRYHRRLGNDVVYVCGSDEHGVAITLAADAQGTTPRAIVDYHHPRLKRTFERLDFSLDCYGRTSSPIHHDTAQKFFTVLHDAGFLYTKTVEQFYDASVDRWLPDRYVEGTCPHCGAENARGDECESCGRWIEARTLVEPRSKLTGSAPELRETTHWYFRLSGLEEEVRHWIEARDAAVGWKDNVLNYCRSWFKEGLKDRPVTRDLNWGVPVPLPGAEGKVIYVWFENVLGYVSNAKEWAAEHGRPEAWRAFWLNPDCRLFHFIGKDNIVFHAILFPAMIFAYNRSVPETERFVLPENVPANEFLNIEGKKLSTSRNWAVWVDDVLDAFPVCYLRYYMTFCLPETRDTDFSWDEFGERVNSELADIYGNLVHRTLVFIHRYFSGVVPDPGKPDDAARALESEVARLVGEVARSIEGFRFREAAKLMMDVARAGNKYFDDERPWVTRKDDLPACARTMYHLYQTLASLAIVSSPFIPASAARLAGQLGVAPAFEGWGWDDAARGDLVPAGTKLGEIAVLFVKIEPEEIEKQRAKLGRPLDVSEENVNVLPLSDALLEYADFERLDLRVGKVLAAERVPKTDKLLRLEVDLGAEKRTIVAGIALHYAPEELPGRLIVVLVNLKPVTLRGVESRGMLLAATEDGGGLRLLTLDGDIPPGSKVS; encoded by the coding sequence ATGGAAAAAATTCTCGTCACCAGCGCCCTTCCCTACGCCAACGGCCCGCTCCACGTGGGGCAGCTCGCCGGCGCCTACCTCCCCGCCGACATCTTCGTCCGCTACCACCGCCGGCTGGGGAACGACGTAGTCTACGTCTGCGGCTCCGACGAGCACGGCGTGGCCATCACCCTGGCCGCCGACGCCCAGGGTACCACGCCCCGGGCCATCGTGGACTACCACCACCCGCGCCTGAAGCGCACCTTCGAGAGGCTCGACTTCTCACTGGACTGCTACGGGCGCACATCCTCGCCCATCCACCACGACACGGCGCAGAAGTTCTTCACCGTCCTTCACGACGCCGGTTTCCTCTACACCAAGACCGTGGAGCAGTTCTACGACGCGAGTGTGGATCGCTGGCTGCCGGACCGTTACGTGGAGGGCACCTGCCCCCACTGCGGCGCGGAGAACGCCCGGGGGGACGAGTGCGAGAGCTGCGGGCGGTGGATCGAGGCCCGGACCCTCGTCGAGCCTCGGAGCAAGCTGACCGGCAGCGCCCCCGAGCTTCGAGAGACGACCCACTGGTACTTCCGGCTCTCCGGCCTCGAGGAGGAGGTCCGGCACTGGATCGAGGCGCGGGACGCCGCGGTGGGCTGGAAGGACAACGTGCTCAACTACTGCCGCTCCTGGTTCAAGGAGGGGCTGAAGGACCGCCCGGTGACCCGCGACCTGAACTGGGGCGTCCCGGTCCCCCTACCGGGGGCGGAGGGCAAGGTCATCTACGTCTGGTTCGAGAACGTCCTGGGCTACGTCTCCAACGCCAAGGAATGGGCGGCGGAGCACGGGAGACCCGAGGCCTGGCGCGCGTTCTGGCTCAACCCCGACTGCCGCCTGTTCCACTTCATCGGCAAGGACAACATCGTCTTCCACGCCATTCTCTTCCCCGCGATGATTTTCGCCTACAACCGGTCCGTGCCCGAGACCGAGCGTTTCGTCCTGCCCGAGAACGTGCCGGCCAACGAGTTCCTGAACATCGAGGGCAAGAAGCTCTCCACCAGCCGCAACTGGGCCGTGTGGGTGGACGACGTGCTGGACGCCTTCCCCGTTTGCTACCTACGCTATTACATGACCTTCTGCCTGCCCGAGACCCGGGACACCGATTTCAGCTGGGACGAGTTCGGTGAGCGGGTGAACTCCGAACTGGCCGATATCTACGGCAATCTGGTCCACCGGACGCTGGTGTTCATCCACCGTTACTTCTCGGGTGTCGTTCCCGATCCGGGAAAGCCCGATGACGCGGCGCGGGCGCTGGAAAGCGAGGTGGCCCGCCTGGTGGGCGAGGTGGCCCGCAGCATCGAGGGGTTCCGCTTCCGGGAGGCGGCCAAGCTGATGATGGACGTGGCCCGGGCCGGCAACAAGTACTTCGACGACGAGCGTCCCTGGGTCACCCGCAAGGATGACCTCCCGGCCTGCGCCCGGACGATGTACCATCTTTACCAGACCCTGGCGTCCCTGGCCATCGTGAGCAGTCCCTTCATCCCGGCGTCGGCGGCCCGGCTGGCCGGGCAGCTCGGCGTCGCCCCGGCCTTCGAAGGCTGGGGATGGGACGACGCCGCGCGCGGAGACCTCGTTCCCGCGGGAACGAAGCTCGGCGAAATCGCCGTCCTCTTCGTAAAAATCGAGCCGGAGGAGATAGAAAAGCAGCGGGCAAAGCTGGGACGCCCGCTGGACGTTTCGGAGGAAAATGTGAACGTTCTGCCCCTGTCGGACGCGCTTTTGGAGTACGCCGATTTCGAGCGGCTGGACCTGCGCGTGGGAAAGGTGCTCGCGGCCGAACGGGTGCCCAAGACGGACAAGCTCCTCCGCCTGGAGGTGGACCTCGGGGCGGAGAAGCGGACCATCGTGGCCGGCATCGCCCTGCACTACGCGCCCGAGGAACTCCCCGGTCGGCTCATCGTCGTCCTGGTGAACCTGAAGCCGGTAACGCTCCGGGGCGTGGAGAGCCGGGGGATGCTCCTGGCCGCCACGGAAGACGGCGGCGGGCTGCGTCTTTTGACCCTGGACGGCGACATCCCCCCGGGTTCCAAGGTGTCGTGA
- a CDS encoding isoprenylcysteine carboxylmethyltransferase family protein — translation MTIETVESVVRWIGAAAALVFLTVAVVGLVVTRNRPSGRTVGKVRRWSPLFALVFLVFIGACVFLWKPIPLKLTSGFSAAALALGALLFFPGLALYVRGRFAIGDMFGTSSTSGAELYGDHRLVTRGPFALVRHPMYLGLILAVIGGLLVYRTWTFALLLVFIVVLPLRARREEQVLAAEFGGDWEEYRRGVPAFIPFRFKGRDSTLNKGDHEGG, via the coding sequence GTGACGATCGAAACCGTCGAATCGGTGGTGCGATGGATCGGCGCGGCGGCGGCGCTGGTGTTCTTGACGGTCGCAGTGGTCGGATTGGTCGTGACGAGGAACCGGCCCTCGGGGCGGACCGTCGGAAAGGTCCGACGTTGGTCGCCGCTATTTGCGCTGGTTTTTCTCGTTTTCATCGGCGCGTGCGTCTTTTTGTGGAAACCGATTCCGTTGAAGCTCACGTCCGGCTTCAGCGCGGCGGCTCTGGCCTTGGGTGCGCTCCTTTTTTTCCCGGGGTTGGCCCTGTACGTCCGGGGTCGGTTCGCAATCGGAGATATGTTCGGCACCTCGAGCACTTCCGGTGCCGAGCTGTACGGCGATCACAGGCTGGTGACCCGCGGACCCTTCGCCCTGGTGCGTCATCCCATGTATCTGGGGCTGATCCTCGCCGTCATCGGAGGATTGCTCGTCTACCGAACCTGGACGTTCGCGCTGTTACTCGTCTTTATCGTTGTGCTTCCCCTTCGTGCCCGCCGCGAGGAGCAGGTTTTGGCCGCCGAATTCGGCGGCGATTGGGAGGAGTACCGACGGGGGGTTCCGGCTTTCATCCCCTTTCGCTTTAAAGGGCGTGATTCGACCTTGAACAAGGGTGACCATGAAGGGGGTTGA
- the ilvC gene encoding ketol-acid reductoisomerase, producing the protein MKGVERREVLFEQDCPALDLGRVAVLGFGNQGRAHALNLRDAGADVAVALRAGSPSAEVARGERLHVCSPGEAVGADVLVWAIPDEAVPDAASSFKKIKDGQLWLFLHGLAVTWGWVVPPGNADVALLAPQGPGAALRGLFLAGKGLPGALAVERDSTGTAEERLLAYARAVGCARGGLLWTTFREETVVDHFGEQAVLCGGVPTLVRAAWDTLVGAGHDPRLAYIECMMQLKLLADLMYERGTAGMRGAISGTALFGAATGGDDVIGAETKKRLRALLEKIESGAFADRWLAESGKPDWPRERERILGGADPFEEAGRWVRENLRWPGLGGENR; encoded by the coding sequence ATGAAGGGGGTTGAAAGGCGCGAGGTCCTCTTCGAGCAGGATTGCCCCGCTCTGGACCTGGGCCGGGTGGCCGTTCTCGGCTTCGGCAACCAGGGCCGGGCCCACGCCCTGAACCTGCGCGACGCGGGCGCGGACGTGGCGGTCGCCCTGCGCGCGGGCTCACCGAGCGCCGAGGTCGCCCGCGGGGAGCGTTTACACGTCTGTTCTCCGGGAGAGGCCGTCGGAGCCGACGTGCTGGTCTGGGCGATTCCCGACGAGGCCGTCCCCGACGCCGCTTCGTCTTTCAAGAAAATAAAAGACGGTCAGCTCTGGCTCTTCCTCCACGGCCTGGCCGTGACCTGGGGCTGGGTCGTCCCTCCGGGAAACGCGGATGTCGCCCTCCTCGCCCCCCAGGGTCCCGGCGCGGCGTTGAGGGGGCTCTTCCTGGCGGGGAAGGGCCTGCCGGGGGCCCTGGCCGTCGAGCGGGATTCCACCGGGACGGCGGAAGAGCGGCTGCTGGCCTACGCCCGGGCGGTGGGGTGCGCCAGGGGCGGTCTCCTCTGGACCACCTTCCGCGAGGAGACCGTGGTGGACCACTTCGGGGAGCAGGCCGTGCTGTGCGGCGGCGTCCCGACGCTGGTCCGGGCGGCCTGGGACACCTTAGTCGGGGCCGGGCACGACCCGCGCCTGGCCTACATCGAGTGCATGATGCAACTCAAGCTCCTGGCCGATCTGATGTACGAGCGCGGAACGGCGGGGATGCGGGGCGCGATATCGGGTACGGCGCTCTTCGGCGCGGCGACCGGCGGCGATGATGTGATCGGGGCGGAGACCAAAAAACGGCTCAGGGCGCTTTTAGAAAAAATCGAATCGGGCGCCTTTGCCGACCGCTGGCTCGCCGAATCCGGGAAACCGGACTGGCCCCGGGAAAGGGAACGCATCCTCGGCGGTGCGGACCCCTTCGAGGAGGCCGGCCGCTGGGTGCGCGAGAATCTTCGCTGGCCCGGTCTGGGCGGGGAGAACAGATGA
- a CDS encoding metallophosphoesterase family protein, whose amino-acid sequence MIVGFFSDIHANLDALAMVLDHLRRLEVNALYCGGDIVGYGACPNECLNIVRYAEGDKRVSKKQVLEHLASTDVSDPERLVSFLTQTTTVTVKGNHDHVAITPGAEYLFNSFAARAILWTREVISRENVDYISALPMGMDAGEDGQPIRHKKSKTVLFRMVHASPHEPERWHYLLNRREIERAFNALEVGFCFIGHSHQPVIFEQHEDGYVEVITEEEHVPSIFRRYIINMGSVGQSRDGNPKSCCATLEFTPGFRNLMIRLHRVSYDIPRAAERIISAGLPEELGGRLLHGI is encoded by the coding sequence TTGATCGTAGGCTTCTTCTCCGACATACACGCCAACCTCGACGCCCTGGCGATGGTGCTGGACCACCTCCGGCGCCTGGAGGTGAACGCCCTCTACTGCGGCGGCGACATCGTCGGTTACGGCGCCTGCCCAAACGAGTGCCTGAACATCGTCCGCTACGCCGAGGGGGACAAGCGGGTTTCCAAAAAGCAGGTCCTCGAGCACCTCGCCTCCACCGATGTGAGCGACCCCGAGCGCCTGGTCTCCTTCCTGACCCAGACCACCACCGTGACGGTGAAGGGGAACCACGACCACGTCGCCATAACCCCCGGCGCCGAGTACCTCTTCAACTCCTTCGCCGCGAGGGCGATTCTTTGGACCCGCGAGGTGATTTCCCGCGAGAACGTGGACTACATTTCCGCGCTCCCCATGGGCATGGACGCGGGCGAGGACGGTCAGCCCATACGGCACAAAAAGTCGAAGACCGTCCTTTTCCGGATGGTCCACGCCAGCCCACACGAACCGGAGCGCTGGCACTACCTGTTGAACCGGCGCGAGATAGAGCGGGCCTTCAACGCCCTGGAAGTGGGTTTCTGCTTCATCGGGCACAGCCACCAGCCGGTCATCTTCGAGCAGCACGAGGACGGCTACGTGGAGGTCATCACCGAGGAGGAGCACGTCCCGAGCATCTTCCGCCGCTACATCATCAACATGGGGAGCGTGGGCCAGTCCCGGGACGGAAACCCGAAGAGCTGCTGCGCCACCCTGGAGTTCACCCCCGGCTTCCGCAACCTGATGATTCGCCTGCACCGCGTGTCCTACGACATACCGCGGGCCGCGGAGCGTATCATCTCCGCCGGGCTGCCCGAGGAGCTGGGCGGCCGGCTCCTGCACGGCATTTGA
- a CDS encoding CoA-binding protein: MSREAIAAFFRSKVIAVAGASRDERKYGYRVYRRLNGSGRYTVYPVNPRTDEIDGDRCYPTLAALPERPDAVIFITPPPRTAALMREALGLGVRIFWMQPGADGPEAVRMAEEAGAHLVRGRCVLVTDPEEYLT, encoded by the coding sequence TTGAGCCGGGAAGCCATAGCCGCGTTCTTCCGCTCGAAGGTCATCGCCGTGGCCGGGGCCAGCCGCGACGAACGGAAATACGGTTACAGGGTCTACCGTAGGTTGAATGGGTCCGGAAGGTACACGGTCTACCCGGTGAACCCGCGGACCGACGAGATTGACGGCGACCGGTGCTATCCGACGCTGGCCGCGCTCCCGGAAAGGCCCGACGCGGTGATATTCATCACCCCGCCCCCGAGGACCGCCGCGTTGATGCGGGAGGCACTGGGGCTGGGGGTAAGAATTTTCTGGATGCAGCCGGGCGCCGACGGCCCCGAAGCGGTCCGCATGGCCGAGGAGGCCGGGGCCCACTTGGTCCGCGGTCGTTGCGTCCTGGTGACCGATCCCGAGGAGTATTTGACGTAA
- a CDS encoding PqqD family peptide modification chaperone translates to MKKGSLDFVLVGAAAAVGLALLLVGLFVPFGPEEGRMVAESGPGGVVNWLFIGFGVAGLGASIVLLLLALRRRRQVADPDHPARHHLVESFLKRPEPLKPGIYHLRSGDAMEGYRVHLRIEPNGNGTLVVNAAKIIHLNQTAAEYAKLIVEERTPRDAVREITARYNVPKKIALADYREIQGIITELARGGDVCPVTYLDLDRYEPFSVETFAPYRVDLVLTYACNADCGHCYVAPERRNKPSLVKEDWRRVMEKLWAVGVPHVTFTGGEATLYPHLRELIEYAEDIGLVTGLLTNGRKLADKDYLAGLVEVGLDHAQITLESCDEAVHDAMVGAPGAWRETVQGIKNALAQPLYVLTNTTITRRNADHVRRTVEFLADLGLSQVAANGMIHSGKGKGNPDALTEAELAPYVEEFFNAAVSRGLNFLWYTPTRYEELNPLELGVGIKTCSAARYNLAVEPDGDVLPCQSYFEVMGNILTDDWAKIWNSPLAVSLRNREWVPDECRGCAEFPLCGGGCPLLLQEDGNVICSAPA, encoded by the coding sequence ATGAAAAAGGGCTCGCTGGACTTCGTCCTGGTGGGAGCGGCGGCGGCGGTCGGCCTCGCCCTGCTCCTCGTCGGCCTGTTCGTACCCTTCGGCCCCGAGGAGGGCCGGATGGTCGCCGAGAGCGGACCGGGGGGCGTCGTCAACTGGCTCTTCATCGGCTTCGGCGTCGCGGGGCTCGGCGCTTCAATCGTCCTTCTGCTCCTGGCGCTGCGCCGTCGGCGACAGGTGGCCGATCCCGACCACCCCGCCCGGCACCACCTCGTCGAATCCTTCCTCAAGAGGCCCGAGCCGCTCAAGCCCGGCATCTACCACCTGCGCTCCGGCGACGCAATGGAGGGCTACCGGGTCCACCTGCGCATCGAACCCAACGGCAACGGCACCCTGGTGGTCAACGCCGCGAAAATCATCCACCTGAACCAGACCGCCGCCGAGTACGCCAAGCTCATCGTCGAGGAACGCACGCCCCGGGACGCCGTCCGGGAGATAACCGCCCGGTACAACGTCCCCAAAAAGATCGCCCTCGCCGATTACCGGGAAATCCAGGGAATCATCACCGAGCTGGCACGCGGCGGTGACGTCTGCCCCGTGACCTACCTCGACCTCGACCGCTACGAGCCGTTCAGCGTGGAGACATTCGCCCCCTACCGGGTGGACCTCGTTCTCACTTACGCCTGCAACGCGGACTGCGGCCACTGCTACGTGGCCCCCGAGCGCCGGAACAAACCATCGTTGGTCAAGGAGGACTGGCGCCGGGTCATGGAAAAACTCTGGGCGGTCGGGGTGCCCCACGTGACCTTCACCGGCGGCGAGGCCACTCTTTACCCCCACCTGCGCGAGCTGATCGAGTACGCCGAGGACATCGGCCTGGTGACGGGTCTTTTAACCAACGGGCGGAAGCTGGCCGATAAGGACTACCTGGCCGGGCTGGTGGAGGTGGGGCTGGACCACGCACAGATAACGCTGGAGAGCTGCGACGAGGCGGTGCACGACGCCATGGTGGGGGCTCCCGGGGCCTGGAGGGAAACGGTGCAGGGCATCAAAAACGCCCTGGCGCAGCCGCTCTACGTCCTGACCAACACGACGATCACCCGGCGCAACGCCGACCACGTCCGCCGGACGGTGGAGTTCCTGGCCGACCTGGGACTCTCCCAGGTGGCGGCCAACGGGATGATCCACTCCGGGAAGGGGAAGGGAAATCCCGACGCCCTGACCGAGGCCGAGCTTGCGCCGTACGTGGAGGAGTTTTTCAACGCCGCCGTCTCGCGCGGCCTGAACTTCCTCTGGTACACCCCGACGCGCTACGAGGAGCTCAACCCGCTCGAGCTGGGCGTGGGTATAAAGACCTGCTCCGCCGCGAGGTACAACCTGGCCGTGGAGCCCGACGGCGACGTGCTGCCCTGCCAGAGCTACTTCGAGGTTATGGGCAACATCCTCACCGACGACTGGGCGAAAATCTGGAACAGCCCCCTGGCGGTGAGCCTGCGCAACAGGGAGTGGGTCCCCGACGAGTGCCGCGGGTGCGCCGAATTCCCCCTGTGCGGCGGCGGCTGTCCACTGCTCCTGCAGGAGGACGGGAACGTCATATGCAGCGCGCCGGCGTAA